Genomic segment of Caldalkalibacillus uzonensis:
TGGCCGCATCCCGGCGCTTCAGCACCCGTCCGCCAACCAGCACTTTCCCTTCACTAGGCTGGCATAGTCCGGCCAATAGTTTCAATAACGTTGTTTTACCGCTGCCGTTTGGGCCAATCACACCGATCATTTTCCCTTGCGGAAGTTGCAGCGTCACCTTGTTCAACGCCGTCTGACCCAAATAGCGTTTGGTCACCTGCTGACATTCAAACATCATAACGCTCCTCCTTCCCGTCCTCTTCAACTACGGAGTCCAAGGCGGTTTGCACCCCGCTCAAGATTTCGCTGTTGGTAAAACCCATGGCTCTCATTTTTTTTACAAACTGCATCATATGGCTGGTTTTCAGCGTCTCCCGAAGGTTTGCTAAGTGTTCAGTATCTGTTGTCACAAAAGTGCCCTGGCCACGTCTGGTTTCAGTGACCCCCATGCGCTCCAATTCGGCATAGGTGCGTTGGACCGTATTGGGATTAACCCCAGATTGCACCGCCATCTCCCGCACAGAGGGCAGTTTTTCTCCTGCTGCTAACTCCTGACGCACAATTCTCCAGCAAATCCGCTCAACGAGTTGTAAATAGATTGGCTTCGTTTTATCAAATTCATAGCCCATGGCTTACACCTCTGTTTGCTGATCTAACAGCCAGCAGACTCCGATGAAGATACACAGGGCAAGCAGGGCATGGAAGAGATACTGGCCCAAAGCCAAAGGAGGCAATGATTCAACGTACCATTGATCTGCACCGACGGGAAGAGGGATGGTTAAACCAGTTTCAATGACCAGCCGGCCAAAAGTAGCTGCAAACACAGCGGAGTCTTGGATTTTAGATAACAACCAGGTCAGCCCCAAAACGATAAGAACGGTGATTAAACCGCTCCATTGTCCCAACCTGGTTTTTAAAACGTGGTACACCACCCATAAAAAAATAACCCACACCCCCAAATACAGTGCTGACAATAACACGTACAACATTCCCAGGGCCATAACGGCCATCAGGGTTTGTTCCTCCGCCGGCCATATATGATGGAGATTGTATGTTAAAAAATAAAGCCAACCATAGCCCGCGCTGAGTGAAACGGAAAAGATCAAGGCCACCATCCCTGTTGTAAGCTTGGATGTGAGTAACTTCCAAGCCGGTTGTGGGGTATGCAGCCAGAGATGAAGCTGTTTGCCCTCGGCTCTCAAGCTAAAAAATAAAAACACAGCACAAGATATGCAGGATGATCAAGGTGGCAAACGAAAACCCCCCTCTCGTGATGAGAGGAGGGTGAACCTCATAGGTTGGGTTGTTTGGGCCTATTCAGTCGGCTTAGTAAGTGGGAAACTCCTTATCATGGATATGGCCGGGCTCCTGTTTCAGCGTCAGTTGTTCCAACGCTGCTTTGATCACAGCTTTTTGCGTTTCGGCATCATCCGGTTTACCCAAAGAGTGGCCAAATTTAAAGCCGACCGGATGAATCGCCCGGGGCGGACGCATTAATCCGGATTGTTCCTTATCTAAGGTGACCAGAACCGTTGGAATGCCTGACATTTCAATCGCACGTTGTACCGCAACCACGGTACGATGGCAAAGCGGTCATCCAGCGGTTAGCAAAACGGCATCCGCTTTGGAGCGGGTAATTTCCTTAGCCACTTGCGGCACGGTTTCATCCAAAATTTGCTTTAAGCGCATGGCATAGCCCATCATGGAAATATGCTTGTTGTTCACATCACCGATAAAACCTTCTTC
This window contains:
- a CDS encoding GntR family transcriptional regulator, which encodes MGYEFDKTKPIYLQLVERICWRIVRQELAAGEKLPSVREMAVQSGVNPNTVQRTYAELERMGVTETRRGQGTFVTTDTEHLANLRETLKTSHMMQFVKKMRAMGFTNSEILSGVQTALDSVVEEDGKEERYDV